From one Lineus longissimus chromosome 3, tnLinLong1.2, whole genome shotgun sequence genomic stretch:
- the LOC135485024 gene encoding uncharacterized protein LOC135485024 produces the protein MVKRPLILTLIGLMQLAATQEICNGHAGLCKLTFDKVTFPGTHNSGANRVMKYGGWPYFPALSCPYRNQDYTFTAQLDFGIRFFDIDTRAKGDTAYASHNTAYGRKLWEIIRDIDNWLNNPSHRNEVIAIRFHDTTMPSGFGRFIPIFRDYFTGANGKVGINAVTGSWPTLGEAVAQNKRVFIFMVDHLCDSSCRSSHPYIHSANFYGDTWLDLKVTSSCGSMPEDTRRKCASISKDMIIVSAFASLGLCVNDMQKLCNRYIRPSAMSCYNERKKQGQTVNFLVADYVNQANTNENVITVANELNQLNMGN, from the exons ATGGTAAAACGTCCCCTGATTCTCACCCTGATTGGGTTGATGCAGTTGGCGGCAACACAAG AGATTTGCAACGGCCACGCGGGACTCTGCAAACTCACATTTGACAAAGTAACATTTCCTGGAACTCACAACTCAG GGGCGAATAGGGTCATGAAGTATGGTGGTTGGCCATATTTTCCCGCTTTGTCCTGCCCATACAGGAACCAAGATTACACTTTCACAGCCCAATTGGATTTTGGAATTCGATTTTTCGACATTGACACTCGTGCCAAGGGAGATACCGCTTACGCGAGTCACAACACAGCTTACGGACGAAAGTTATGGGAG attATACGAGACATTGACAACTGGTTGAATAATCCATCGCACAGGAACGAGGTTATTGCCATTCGATTCCACGACACCACAATGCCATCCGGCTTCGGCAGGTTCATCCCCATCTTCAGAGACTACTTTACTGGAGCAAACGGGAAGGTCGGCATCAATGCAGTGACGGGCAGTTGGCCGACTCTTGGAGAAGCAGTGGCACAAAACAAGCGTGTGTTCATTTTTATGGTGGACCATCTTTGTGACAGCAGCTGTAGGAGTTCTCACCCCTACATCCACTCG GCTAATTTTTACGGCGACACATGGCTAGATCTTAAGGTGACGTCATCATGTGGTAGCATGCCAGAAGATACAAGAAGAAAGTGTGCAAGCATAAGCAAGGATATGATCATTGTCTCAGCATTTGCCTCTTTAGGCCTGTGTGTTAATGACATGCAGAAGTTG TGTAACCGGTACATCAGACCCAGTGCCATGTCCTGTTACAACGAACGGAAGAAGCAAGGCCAGACGGTGAACTTCCTGGTGGCAGATTACGTCAACCAAGCCAAtaccaatgaaaatgtcatcacCGTCGCCAACGAACTAAATCAGCTCAATATGGGAAATTAA